Proteins encoded by one window of Agelaius phoeniceus isolate bAgePho1 chromosome 5, bAgePho1.hap1, whole genome shotgun sequence:
- the LOC129119174 gene encoding uncharacterized protein LOC129119174, producing MNRHKVSGSRRRKMWATGSLFGDRKAEVPDTPDISGSSKGYVWHTPSGSGSSRQVWWTSNISGSRGIESWHVKKGKEVLERKCEDTDPIKTTAEGSRYISDTSRQPSAYGDQTSNMKEMFEIMKEMYKNTKEVFEMMTKMDNKITNLSDTVDTLFHLLDSHVRELPEKVIKILHKENEENEKLKEKNKKLEERIQKLLAKAMAMHQHSEDINDPSRLSAVLERYEILRLQEWEKVRCSMLHRWTYEEGSDAIKKVFDACEKDIQQRREDILKVLYVPPSNKVMMHDIMKLLRQHYQQNWSVYNQIVQEADIHERTENEKQFLLQCCQIYCLLLLQDPPVKAEWSINSRHVEHVDKKDVVYWQNASFLWPIMKCGEEIIVKGVVWDQRKMT from the exons ATGAACAGACACAAGGTTTCTGGctccagaagaagaaaaatgtgggCTACTGGCAGTCTTTTTGGtgacagaaaagcagaagtgcCAGATACACCTGATATttctggctccagcaaaggATATGTGTGGCATACACCCAgtggttctggctccagcagaCAAGTGTGGTGGACATCCAACATTTCTGGCTCCAGAGGAATAGAATCATGGCatgtaaaaaaaggaaaagaggtaTTGGAAAGAAAGTGTGAGGATACTGATCCCATAAAGACAACTGCAGAAGGCAGCAG ataTATATCTGACACCTCACGGCAGCCATCAGCCTATGGAGACCAGACTTCTAACATGAAGGAAATGTTTGAAATTATGAAAGAGATGTACAAGAACACAAAGGAAGTATTTGAAATGATGACAAAGATGGACAACAAAATAAC AAATTTGTCCGACACTGTTGATACTCTATTTCACCTTCTGGACAGTCACGTCAG AGAACTTCCTGAAAAGGTAATTAAAATACTGCATAAGGAGAATGAAGAAAATGAGAAGCTGAAAGAGAAGAACAAAAAGCTAGAGGAAAG AATCCAAAAGCTGTTGGCTAAAGCGATGGCCATGCACCAGCACTCTGAGGACATCAATGACCCCTCACGTTTGTCTGCTGTGCTGGAGAGATACGAGATTCTCCGGCTGCAGGAATGGGAGAAAGTCAGGTGCTCCATGCTCCACCGCTGGACCTATGAAGAAGGCAGTGACGCCATCAAG AAGGTGTTTGATGCCTGTGAAAAAGATATACAGCAGAGAAGAGAGGACATACTTAAAGTTCTTTACGTTCCACCTTCGAATAAG GTGATGATGCACGACATAATGAAGCTGTTAAGGCAACACTATCAACAAAACTGGAGTGTTTACAACCAGATTGTCCAA GAAGCTGACATTCACGAaagaactgaaaatgaaaaacagttcctgctgcagtgctgccaaaTTTATTGTTTGCTGCTTCTTCAGGATCCACCAGTTAAAGCTGAGTGGAGCATAAACAGCAGGCATGTAGAGCATGTGGACAAGAAAGATGTAGTGTACTGGCAAAATGCATCATTTCTGTGGCCCATAATGAAATGTGGGGAAGAAATTATTGTGAAAGGTGTAGTCTGGGACCAAAGGAAAATGACTTGA
- the LOC129119067 gene encoding heat shock 70 kDa protein 12A-like, with amino-acid sequence MASESVFVIAIDFGTSYSGYCFCLASGTDQIRQVYWGAEHGLKTPKTPTSILFNQKQEFEYFGYDAVMKYKSLPSSQADRWYFFQNFKMQLYSTNVTAGMKLKATNGKFLPALTVFSESLRFMKEHALNTIKEASSQTVYDPEEITWVITVPAIWSAAAKQFMRLAAKEAGIISGMLSRNLIIALEPEAASLWCKQLPQEGFMTDSSDKKKFEDSPGIQYIVVDCGGGTIDITVHEIQENHCLKELHKASGGGWGGNRVDENFTNFLKEIFSDGVWDEYVKKHPTELQNMMYNFSLQKCSASREAVYIRCYYNLTRVAESKKDISKFFENAVGAVWCDGTIMITYEKMKSLFDYSVNNIIFALREILSKPEMDKVQYILLVGGFACSIILRDAVRQAFSSKYHILCPMEAQAAIAKGAVLFGVNPHIITSRISCRTYGLSVCEKFDDAIHDIRKRRVSKAGDFIYCTGLFQKLVEIGESVNIHKAAHYDFFPIEPDQTKVTFTFYCTKKQNAQYVDEEGMEMLGSCEVPSPATWLGLNRRLKVEIQFGLTEFKATCTDVTSQESRTVIIDFLSYNYHSSY; translated from the exons ATGGCCAGCGAGTCAGTCTTTGTCATTGCTATAGATTTTGGCACATCCTACAGCGGGTACTGTTTTTGTCTTGCTTCAGGTACAGACCAAATCCGCCAGGTTTACTGGGGAGCAGAGCATGGGTTAAAGACCCCAAAGACACCTACGAGCATCTTGTTCAACCAGAAGCAGGAGTTTGAATATTTTGGTTATGATGCTGTGATGAAGTACAAGAGCCTGCCCTCCAGCCAAGCTGACCGCTGGTACTTCTTCCAGAACTTCAAGATGCAGCTGTACAGCACG AACGTCACAGCTGGCATGAAGCTGAAAGCCACCAATGGAAAGTTCCTTCCTGCCTTGACAGTCTTTTCCGAAAGCCTGCGCTTCATGAAGGAACATGCTTTGAACACCATCAAGGAGGCCTCTTCCCAAACTGTCTATGACCCGGAGGAGATCACCTGGGTCATTACTGTCCCGGCCATATGGAGCGCTGCTGCCAAGCAGTTCATGCGCCTGGCAGCAAAAGAG GCAGGAATTATCTCTGGCATGCTCTCTAGGAACCTGATCATTGCCTTGGAGCCAGAAGCTGCATCGCTGTGGTGCAAGCAGCTTCCACAGGAAGGGTTTATGACAGATAGCAGTGACAAGAAGAAGTTTGAAGACTCTCCTGGGATCCAGTATATTGTCGTTGACTGTGGAG GTGGCACCATAGACATCACAGTACACGAGATCCAAGAAAACCATTGCCTAAAGGAGCTACATAAGGCAAGTGGAGGTGGATGGGGAGGCAACAGAGTGGATGAAAACTTCACCAATTTCCTCAAGGAAATATTCAGTGATGGCGTATGGGATGAATATGTGAAGAAGCACCCTACTGAATTACAAAATATGATGTACAACTTCAGCTTACAGAAATGCTCTGCTAGCAGGGAGGCAGTCTACATACGCTGCTACTACAACCTGACCAGAGTGGCAGAGTCCAAGAAGGACATCTCCAAGTTCTTTGAAAATGCAGTAGGAGCTGTGTGGTGTGATGGGACAATCATGATTACATATGAGAAAATGAAGAGCTTGTTTGACTACAGTGTCAACAATATAATTTTTGCTTTGAGGGAAATTCTTTCCAAACCTGAGATGGACAAAGTCCAGTACATTTTACTTGTGGGAGGCTTTGCATGCAGCATCATCCTGCGAGATGCAGTCAGGCAGGCCTTTAGCAGCAAGTATCATATCCTTTGTCCCATGGAGGCCCAGGCAGCCATTGCAAAAGGGGCTGTTTTATTTGGAGTTAATCCACACATCATTACCTCAAGAATCAGCTGTAGGACATATGGCTTAAGTGTGTGTGAGAAATTTGATGATGCTATCCATGACATCCGTAAACGGAGGGTCTCGAAAGCTGGTGACTTTATTTATTGCACAGGACTCTTCCAGAAACTGGTGGAAATTGGAGAGTCAGTGAACATACACAAAGCTGCCCACTATGATTTCTTTCCAATAGAACCAGATCAAACAAAGGTAACCTTTACTTTCTATTGTACAAAAAAACAGAATGCTCAGTATGTGGATGAGGAAGGGATGGAAATGCTTGGCTCCTGTGAAGTGCCATCACCAGCCACATGGCTGGGGTTAAATCGCAGGCTGAAAGTGGAGATTCAGTTTGGGCTCACTGAATTTAAAGCCACATGTACTGATGTTACTTCCCAAGAAAGTCGTACAGTTATAATAGATTTTTTATCTTATAATTATCACTCATCATATTGA